A region of Rhodamnia argentea isolate NSW1041297 chromosome 9, ASM2092103v1, whole genome shotgun sequence DNA encodes the following proteins:
- the LOC115755398 gene encoding potassium transporter 10-like isoform X2: protein MDSGAEIDEESDNRGSMWVLDQKLDQPMDEEAGRLRNMYREKKFSALLLLRLSFQSLGVVYGDLGTSPLYVFYNTFPRGVTDPEDVIGALSLIIYSLTLIPLLKYVFVVCRANDNGQGGTFALYSLLCRHANIKTIPNQHRTDEELTTYSRSTFHEQSFAAKTKNWLERRPSRKNALLILVLVGTCMVIGDGILTPAISVLSAAGGIKVAHPDVSSIVVVAVLVLVCFFSMQHYGTDRVSWLFAPIVLLWFLLIGGIGIYNIWKYDKGVLRAFSPVYIYRYLKRGGKDRFTSLGGLMLCITGTEALFADLGHFPVLAVQIAFTVVVFPSLLLAYSGQAAYLMMNKDHVVDAFYRSIPDSIYWPVFVVATLAAIVASQATISATFSIIKQALALGCFPRVKVIHTSKNFLGQIYIPDINWILMILCIAVTAGFENQSQIGNAYGTAVVIVMLATTALMVLIMILVWHCHWLLVLLFTGLSLIVECTYFSSVLFKVNQGGWVPLVIAAAFLLIMYVWHYGTVKRYEFEVHSRVSMAWILGLGPSLGLVRVPGIGLVYTELARGVPRIFSHFITNLPAMHSAVVFVCVKYLPVYIVPEEERFLVKRIGPKNFHMFRCVARYGYKDLHKKDDDFEKKLFDSLFLFVRLESMMEGCSDSEEYSIYGMQTEKSRDALMSKNSKATTSDVDLTISSMDSIMPAKSPLSCRNSMTNSSRQAGNQTETDELEFLNRCRDAGVVHILGNTVVRASRESRFYKKIAVDYIYAFLRKICRENSAIFNVPHESLLNVGQIFYV, encoded by the exons ATGGATTCAGGAGCTGAAATTGATGAAGAGAGTGATAACAGGGGAAGTATGTGGGTTTTGGATCAGAAGCTTGATCAGCCCATGGATGAGGAGGCTGGTAGGCTGAGAAACATGTACAGAGAGAAG AAATTTTCTGCTCTGTTGCTTCTTCGGCTTTCATTCCAGAGTCTTGGAGTTGTTTATGGAGACTTGGGCACGTCTCCTTTATATGTCTTCTATAATACATTCCCGCGGGGGGTTACAGATCCGGAGGATGTTATTGGAGCTCTTTCTCTAATTATATACTCCCTGACGCTTATCCCACTTCTCAAATATGTATTTGTCGTCTGTAGAGCTAATGACAATGGTCAAG GTGGAACATTTGCTCTTTACTCCTTGCTTTGTCGACATGCGAACATAAAAACTATTCCCAACCAACATCGAACTGATGAGGAGCTGACGACTTACAGTCGTTCCACATTCCATGAACAGTCATTTGCGGCAAAGACCAAGAATTGGTTGGAAAGACGTCCTTCAAGGAAGAATGCTTTACTTATTCTCGTCCTTGTCGGGACATGCATGGTGATTGGGGATGGAATTCTTACTCCAGCTATATCAG TTCTTTCTGCGGCTGGAGGAATCAAGGTAGCCCATCCCGATGTTAGTAGCA TCGTGGTTGTCGCTGTGCTAGTGTTAGTGTGTTTTTTCAGCATGCAACACTATGGAACGGATAGAGTTAGTTGGCTCTTTGCACCCATTGTGCTACTTTGGTTCCTCTTAATTGGAGGAATTGGTATCTATAACATTTGGAAATATGATAAGGGTGTTCTTCGGGCTTTTTCTCCTGTGTACATATATCGATACCTGAAACGTGGAGGGAAAGATCGTTTTACCTCACTCGGAGGTCTCATGCTCTGTATCACAG GGACTGAGGCTCTTTTCGCTGATCTTGGCCATTTTCCAGTTTTGGCCGTACAGATTGCTTTTACAGTAGTTGtctttccttcccttcttttAGCCTATTCTGGGCAAGCGGCCTATCTTATGATGAACAAGGACCATGTGGTTGATGCATTTTATCGATCTATCCCAG ATAGCATATACTGGCCAGTATTCGTCGTTGCAACTTTAGCTGCTATAGTTGCCAGCCAGGCCACGATTTCTGCTACGTTCTCGATAATCAAGCAGGCACTTGCACTTGGCTGCTTTCCTAGGGTCAAAGTCATACATACATCAAAGAATTTTCTCGGACAGATATATATTCCTGATATAAACTGGATTTTGATGATCCTCTGCATTGCCGTCACTGCTGGCTTCGAAAACCAAAGTCAAATTGGGAATGCATATG GGACGGCCGTTGTAATAGTTATGCTGGCAACCACAGCCCTCATGGTTTTGATTATGATTTTAGTGTGGCACTGCCATTGGCTTCTCGTCCTACTTTTCACTGGCCTGTCACTAATAGTCGAGTGTACATACTTCTCCTCCGTGCTCTTCAAAGTAAATCAGGGTGGGTGGGTTCCACTAGTTATTGCGGCGGCATTTCTTCTGATCATGTATGTTTGGCACTATGGCACGGTGAAGCGATATGAGTTCGAGGTGCATAGTCGGGTTTCGATGGCCTGGATTCTTGGGCTGGGCCCCAGCTTAGGACTGGTTCGAGTCCCCGGCATTGGGCTTGTGTACACAGAACTTGCACGTGGGGTGCCTCGCATCTTTTCCCACTTCATCACCAACCTTCCAGCCATGCATTCTGCTGTAGTTTTTGTCTGTGTTAAATATCTTCCAGTGTACATCGTTCCTGAAGAAGAGAGGTTCCTCGTGAAGCGGATCGGACCCAAGAATTTTCACATGTTCCGCTGTGTTGCAAGGTACGGATACAAAGACCTTCATAAGAAAGACGATGATTTTGAGAAGAAGCTCTTTGATAGTCTTTTTCTCTTCGTTCGGCTCGAGTCCATGATGGAAGGGTGTTCGGACTCTGAGGAGTATAGCATATATGGTATGCAAACTGAGAAATCAAGAGATGCCCTTATGTCTAAGAACAGCAAAGCTACTACTTCCGATGTGGACCTCACAATTTCATCGATGGACTCCATCATGCCAGCAAAATCTCCCCTGTCATGTCGGAATAGCATGACGAATTCATCCAGACAGGCGGGCAACCAAACTGAAACTGATGAATTAGAGTTTTTGAATAGGTGTAGAGATGCAGGGGTGGTGCACATATTGGGCAATACAGTTGTGAGAGCGAGCAGGGAATCAAGATTCTACAAGAAGATTGCTGTTGATTATATATATGCTTTCCTCAGGAAGATATGCAGggaaaatagtgcaatttttaATGTCCCTCATGAGAGTCTCTTGAATGTTGGGCAGATATTTTATGTATAA
- the LOC115755398 gene encoding potassium transporter 11-like isoform X1 produces the protein MDSGAEIDEESDNRGSMWVLDQKLDQPMDEEAGRLRNMYREKKFSALLLLRLSFQSLGVVYGDLGTSPLYVFYNTFPRGVTDPEDVIGALSLIIYSLTLIPLLKYVFVVCRANDNGQGGTFALYSLLCRHANIKTIPNQHRTDEELTTYSRSTFHEQSFAAKTKNWLERRPSRKNALLILVLVGTCMVIGDGILTPAISVLSAAGGIKVAHPDVSSSEYFPENLNFLADKNLYYFYSITEFFSSGAEVVVVVAVLVLVCFFSMQHYGTDRVSWLFAPIVLLWFLLIGGIGIYNIWKYDKGVLRAFSPVYIYRYLKRGGKDRFTSLGGLMLCITGTEALFADLGHFPVLAVQIAFTVVVFPSLLLAYSGQAAYLMMNKDHVVDAFYRSIPDSIYWPVFVVATLAAIVASQATISATFSIIKQALALGCFPRVKVIHTSKNFLGQIYIPDINWILMILCIAVTAGFENQSQIGNAYGTAVVIVMLATTALMVLIMILVWHCHWLLVLLFTGLSLIVECTYFSSVLFKVNQGGWVPLVIAAAFLLIMYVWHYGTVKRYEFEVHSRVSMAWILGLGPSLGLVRVPGIGLVYTELARGVPRIFSHFITNLPAMHSAVVFVCVKYLPVYIVPEEERFLVKRIGPKNFHMFRCVARYGYKDLHKKDDDFEKKLFDSLFLFVRLESMMEGCSDSEEYSIYGMQTEKSRDALMSKNSKATTSDVDLTISSMDSIMPAKSPLSCRNSMTNSSRQAGNQTETDELEFLNRCRDAGVVHILGNTVVRASRESRFYKKIAVDYIYAFLRKICRENSAIFNVPHESLLNVGQIFYV, from the exons ATGGATTCAGGAGCTGAAATTGATGAAGAGAGTGATAACAGGGGAAGTATGTGGGTTTTGGATCAGAAGCTTGATCAGCCCATGGATGAGGAGGCTGGTAGGCTGAGAAACATGTACAGAGAGAAG AAATTTTCTGCTCTGTTGCTTCTTCGGCTTTCATTCCAGAGTCTTGGAGTTGTTTATGGAGACTTGGGCACGTCTCCTTTATATGTCTTCTATAATACATTCCCGCGGGGGGTTACAGATCCGGAGGATGTTATTGGAGCTCTTTCTCTAATTATATACTCCCTGACGCTTATCCCACTTCTCAAATATGTATTTGTCGTCTGTAGAGCTAATGACAATGGTCAAG GTGGAACATTTGCTCTTTACTCCTTGCTTTGTCGACATGCGAACATAAAAACTATTCCCAACCAACATCGAACTGATGAGGAGCTGACGACTTACAGTCGTTCCACATTCCATGAACAGTCATTTGCGGCAAAGACCAAGAATTGGTTGGAAAGACGTCCTTCAAGGAAGAATGCTTTACTTATTCTCGTCCTTGTCGGGACATGCATGGTGATTGGGGATGGAATTCTTACTCCAGCTATATCAG TTCTTTCTGCGGCTGGAGGAATCAAGGTAGCCCATCCCGATGTTAGTAGCAGTGAGTATTTCCCTGAGAATCTGAACTTTTTGGCAGATAAGAACCTATATTATTTCTATTCAATCACTGAGTTCTTTTCCTCTGGTGCAGAAGTAGTCGTGGTTGTCGCTGTGCTAGTGTTAGTGTGTTTTTTCAGCATGCAACACTATGGAACGGATAGAGTTAGTTGGCTCTTTGCACCCATTGTGCTACTTTGGTTCCTCTTAATTGGAGGAATTGGTATCTATAACATTTGGAAATATGATAAGGGTGTTCTTCGGGCTTTTTCTCCTGTGTACATATATCGATACCTGAAACGTGGAGGGAAAGATCGTTTTACCTCACTCGGAGGTCTCATGCTCTGTATCACAG GGACTGAGGCTCTTTTCGCTGATCTTGGCCATTTTCCAGTTTTGGCCGTACAGATTGCTTTTACAGTAGTTGtctttccttcccttcttttAGCCTATTCTGGGCAAGCGGCCTATCTTATGATGAACAAGGACCATGTGGTTGATGCATTTTATCGATCTATCCCAG ATAGCATATACTGGCCAGTATTCGTCGTTGCAACTTTAGCTGCTATAGTTGCCAGCCAGGCCACGATTTCTGCTACGTTCTCGATAATCAAGCAGGCACTTGCACTTGGCTGCTTTCCTAGGGTCAAAGTCATACATACATCAAAGAATTTTCTCGGACAGATATATATTCCTGATATAAACTGGATTTTGATGATCCTCTGCATTGCCGTCACTGCTGGCTTCGAAAACCAAAGTCAAATTGGGAATGCATATG GGACGGCCGTTGTAATAGTTATGCTGGCAACCACAGCCCTCATGGTTTTGATTATGATTTTAGTGTGGCACTGCCATTGGCTTCTCGTCCTACTTTTCACTGGCCTGTCACTAATAGTCGAGTGTACATACTTCTCCTCCGTGCTCTTCAAAGTAAATCAGGGTGGGTGGGTTCCACTAGTTATTGCGGCGGCATTTCTTCTGATCATGTATGTTTGGCACTATGGCACGGTGAAGCGATATGAGTTCGAGGTGCATAGTCGGGTTTCGATGGCCTGGATTCTTGGGCTGGGCCCCAGCTTAGGACTGGTTCGAGTCCCCGGCATTGGGCTTGTGTACACAGAACTTGCACGTGGGGTGCCTCGCATCTTTTCCCACTTCATCACCAACCTTCCAGCCATGCATTCTGCTGTAGTTTTTGTCTGTGTTAAATATCTTCCAGTGTACATCGTTCCTGAAGAAGAGAGGTTCCTCGTGAAGCGGATCGGACCCAAGAATTTTCACATGTTCCGCTGTGTTGCAAGGTACGGATACAAAGACCTTCATAAGAAAGACGATGATTTTGAGAAGAAGCTCTTTGATAGTCTTTTTCTCTTCGTTCGGCTCGAGTCCATGATGGAAGGGTGTTCGGACTCTGAGGAGTATAGCATATATGGTATGCAAACTGAGAAATCAAGAGATGCCCTTATGTCTAAGAACAGCAAAGCTACTACTTCCGATGTGGACCTCACAATTTCATCGATGGACTCCATCATGCCAGCAAAATCTCCCCTGTCATGTCGGAATAGCATGACGAATTCATCCAGACAGGCGGGCAACCAAACTGAAACTGATGAATTAGAGTTTTTGAATAGGTGTAGAGATGCAGGGGTGGTGCACATATTGGGCAATACAGTTGTGAGAGCGAGCAGGGAATCAAGATTCTACAAGAAGATTGCTGTTGATTATATATATGCTTTCCTCAGGAAGATATGCAGggaaaatagtgcaatttttaATGTCCCTCATGAGAGTCTCTTGAATGTTGGGCAGATATTTTATGTATAA
- the LOC115755398 gene encoding potassium transporter 10-like isoform X4 — MVIGDGILTPAISVLSAAGGIKVAHPDVSSKVVVVVAVLVLVCFFSMQHYGTDRVSWLFAPIVLLWFLLIGGIGIYNIWKYDKGVLRAFSPVYIYRYLKRGGKDRFTSLGGLMLCITGTEALFADLGHFPVLAVQIAFTVVVFPSLLLAYSGQAAYLMMNKDHVVDAFYRSIPDSIYWPVFVVATLAAIVASQATISATFSIIKQALALGCFPRVKVIHTSKNFLGQIYIPDINWILMILCIAVTAGFENQSQIGNAYGTAVVIVMLATTALMVLIMILVWHCHWLLVLLFTGLSLIVECTYFSSVLFKVNQGGWVPLVIAAAFLLIMYVWHYGTVKRYEFEVHSRVSMAWILGLGPSLGLVRVPGIGLVYTELARGVPRIFSHFITNLPAMHSAVVFVCVKYLPVYIVPEEERFLVKRIGPKNFHMFRCVARYGYKDLHKKDDDFEKKLFDSLFLFVRLESMMEGCSDSEEYSIYGMQTEKSRDALMSKNSKATTSDVDLTISSMDSIMPAKSPLSCRNSMTNSSRQAGNQTETDELEFLNRCRDAGVVHILGNTVVRASRESRFYKKIAVDYIYAFLRKICRENSAIFNVPHESLLNVGQIFYV; from the exons ATGGTGATTGGGGATGGAATTCTTACTCCAGCTATATCAG TTCTTTCTGCGGCTGGAGGAATCAAGGTAGCCCATCCCGATGTTAGTAGCA AAGTAGTCGTGGTTGTCGCTGTGCTAGTGTTAGTGTGTTTTTTCAGCATGCAACACTATGGAACGGATAGAGTTAGTTGGCTCTTTGCACCCATTGTGCTACTTTGGTTCCTCTTAATTGGAGGAATTGGTATCTATAACATTTGGAAATATGATAAGGGTGTTCTTCGGGCTTTTTCTCCTGTGTACATATATCGATACCTGAAACGTGGAGGGAAAGATCGTTTTACCTCACTCGGAGGTCTCATGCTCTGTATCACAG GGACTGAGGCTCTTTTCGCTGATCTTGGCCATTTTCCAGTTTTGGCCGTACAGATTGCTTTTACAGTAGTTGtctttccttcccttcttttAGCCTATTCTGGGCAAGCGGCCTATCTTATGATGAACAAGGACCATGTGGTTGATGCATTTTATCGATCTATCCCAG ATAGCATATACTGGCCAGTATTCGTCGTTGCAACTTTAGCTGCTATAGTTGCCAGCCAGGCCACGATTTCTGCTACGTTCTCGATAATCAAGCAGGCACTTGCACTTGGCTGCTTTCCTAGGGTCAAAGTCATACATACATCAAAGAATTTTCTCGGACAGATATATATTCCTGATATAAACTGGATTTTGATGATCCTCTGCATTGCCGTCACTGCTGGCTTCGAAAACCAAAGTCAAATTGGGAATGCATATG GGACGGCCGTTGTAATAGTTATGCTGGCAACCACAGCCCTCATGGTTTTGATTATGATTTTAGTGTGGCACTGCCATTGGCTTCTCGTCCTACTTTTCACTGGCCTGTCACTAATAGTCGAGTGTACATACTTCTCCTCCGTGCTCTTCAAAGTAAATCAGGGTGGGTGGGTTCCACTAGTTATTGCGGCGGCATTTCTTCTGATCATGTATGTTTGGCACTATGGCACGGTGAAGCGATATGAGTTCGAGGTGCATAGTCGGGTTTCGATGGCCTGGATTCTTGGGCTGGGCCCCAGCTTAGGACTGGTTCGAGTCCCCGGCATTGGGCTTGTGTACACAGAACTTGCACGTGGGGTGCCTCGCATCTTTTCCCACTTCATCACCAACCTTCCAGCCATGCATTCTGCTGTAGTTTTTGTCTGTGTTAAATATCTTCCAGTGTACATCGTTCCTGAAGAAGAGAGGTTCCTCGTGAAGCGGATCGGACCCAAGAATTTTCACATGTTCCGCTGTGTTGCAAGGTACGGATACAAAGACCTTCATAAGAAAGACGATGATTTTGAGAAGAAGCTCTTTGATAGTCTTTTTCTCTTCGTTCGGCTCGAGTCCATGATGGAAGGGTGTTCGGACTCTGAGGAGTATAGCATATATGGTATGCAAACTGAGAAATCAAGAGATGCCCTTATGTCTAAGAACAGCAAAGCTACTACTTCCGATGTGGACCTCACAATTTCATCGATGGACTCCATCATGCCAGCAAAATCTCCCCTGTCATGTCGGAATAGCATGACGAATTCATCCAGACAGGCGGGCAACCAAACTGAAACTGATGAATTAGAGTTTTTGAATAGGTGTAGAGATGCAGGGGTGGTGCACATATTGGGCAATACAGTTGTGAGAGCGAGCAGGGAATCAAGATTCTACAAGAAGATTGCTGTTGATTATATATATGCTTTCCTCAGGAAGATATGCAGggaaaatagtgcaatttttaATGTCCCTCATGAGAGTCTCTTGAATGTTGGGCAGATATTTTATGTATAA
- the LOC115755398 gene encoding potassium transporter 10-like isoform X3, producing MYLSSVELMTMVKSFAAKTKNWLERRPSRKNALLILVLVGTCMVIGDGILTPAISVLSAAGGIKVAHPDVSSKVVVVVAVLVLVCFFSMQHYGTDRVSWLFAPIVLLWFLLIGGIGIYNIWKYDKGVLRAFSPVYIYRYLKRGGKDRFTSLGGLMLCITGTEALFADLGHFPVLAVQIAFTVVVFPSLLLAYSGQAAYLMMNKDHVVDAFYRSIPDSIYWPVFVVATLAAIVASQATISATFSIIKQALALGCFPRVKVIHTSKNFLGQIYIPDINWILMILCIAVTAGFENQSQIGNAYGTAVVIVMLATTALMVLIMILVWHCHWLLVLLFTGLSLIVECTYFSSVLFKVNQGGWVPLVIAAAFLLIMYVWHYGTVKRYEFEVHSRVSMAWILGLGPSLGLVRVPGIGLVYTELARGVPRIFSHFITNLPAMHSAVVFVCVKYLPVYIVPEEERFLVKRIGPKNFHMFRCVARYGYKDLHKKDDDFEKKLFDSLFLFVRLESMMEGCSDSEEYSIYGMQTEKSRDALMSKNSKATTSDVDLTISSMDSIMPAKSPLSCRNSMTNSSRQAGNQTETDELEFLNRCRDAGVVHILGNTVVRASRESRFYKKIAVDYIYAFLRKICRENSAIFNVPHESLLNVGQIFYV from the exons ATGTATTTGTCGTCTGTAGAGCTAATGACAATGGTCAAG TCATTTGCGGCAAAGACCAAGAATTGGTTGGAAAGACGTCCTTCAAGGAAGAATGCTTTACTTATTCTCGTCCTTGTCGGGACATGCATGGTGATTGGGGATGGAATTCTTACTCCAGCTATATCAG TTCTTTCTGCGGCTGGAGGAATCAAGGTAGCCCATCCCGATGTTAGTAGCA AAGTAGTCGTGGTTGTCGCTGTGCTAGTGTTAGTGTGTTTTTTCAGCATGCAACACTATGGAACGGATAGAGTTAGTTGGCTCTTTGCACCCATTGTGCTACTTTGGTTCCTCTTAATTGGAGGAATTGGTATCTATAACATTTGGAAATATGATAAGGGTGTTCTTCGGGCTTTTTCTCCTGTGTACATATATCGATACCTGAAACGTGGAGGGAAAGATCGTTTTACCTCACTCGGAGGTCTCATGCTCTGTATCACAG GGACTGAGGCTCTTTTCGCTGATCTTGGCCATTTTCCAGTTTTGGCCGTACAGATTGCTTTTACAGTAGTTGtctttccttcccttcttttAGCCTATTCTGGGCAAGCGGCCTATCTTATGATGAACAAGGACCATGTGGTTGATGCATTTTATCGATCTATCCCAG ATAGCATATACTGGCCAGTATTCGTCGTTGCAACTTTAGCTGCTATAGTTGCCAGCCAGGCCACGATTTCTGCTACGTTCTCGATAATCAAGCAGGCACTTGCACTTGGCTGCTTTCCTAGGGTCAAAGTCATACATACATCAAAGAATTTTCTCGGACAGATATATATTCCTGATATAAACTGGATTTTGATGATCCTCTGCATTGCCGTCACTGCTGGCTTCGAAAACCAAAGTCAAATTGGGAATGCATATG GGACGGCCGTTGTAATAGTTATGCTGGCAACCACAGCCCTCATGGTTTTGATTATGATTTTAGTGTGGCACTGCCATTGGCTTCTCGTCCTACTTTTCACTGGCCTGTCACTAATAGTCGAGTGTACATACTTCTCCTCCGTGCTCTTCAAAGTAAATCAGGGTGGGTGGGTTCCACTAGTTATTGCGGCGGCATTTCTTCTGATCATGTATGTTTGGCACTATGGCACGGTGAAGCGATATGAGTTCGAGGTGCATAGTCGGGTTTCGATGGCCTGGATTCTTGGGCTGGGCCCCAGCTTAGGACTGGTTCGAGTCCCCGGCATTGGGCTTGTGTACACAGAACTTGCACGTGGGGTGCCTCGCATCTTTTCCCACTTCATCACCAACCTTCCAGCCATGCATTCTGCTGTAGTTTTTGTCTGTGTTAAATATCTTCCAGTGTACATCGTTCCTGAAGAAGAGAGGTTCCTCGTGAAGCGGATCGGACCCAAGAATTTTCACATGTTCCGCTGTGTTGCAAGGTACGGATACAAAGACCTTCATAAGAAAGACGATGATTTTGAGAAGAAGCTCTTTGATAGTCTTTTTCTCTTCGTTCGGCTCGAGTCCATGATGGAAGGGTGTTCGGACTCTGAGGAGTATAGCATATATGGTATGCAAACTGAGAAATCAAGAGATGCCCTTATGTCTAAGAACAGCAAAGCTACTACTTCCGATGTGGACCTCACAATTTCATCGATGGACTCCATCATGCCAGCAAAATCTCCCCTGTCATGTCGGAATAGCATGACGAATTCATCCAGACAGGCGGGCAACCAAACTGAAACTGATGAATTAGAGTTTTTGAATAGGTGTAGAGATGCAGGGGTGGTGCACATATTGGGCAATACAGTTGTGAGAGCGAGCAGGGAATCAAGATTCTACAAGAAGATTGCTGTTGATTATATATATGCTTTCCTCAGGAAGATATGCAGggaaaatagtgcaatttttaATGTCCCTCATGAGAGTCTCTTGAATGTTGGGCAGATATTTTATGTATAA
- the LOC115755427 gene encoding peroxisomal 2,4-dienoyl-CoA reductase [(3E)-enoyl-CoA-producing]-like, with the protein MESPFKPEVLKSKVALLTGGGSGIGFEISRQLGLHGASVAVMGRRKHVLDAAVAALHFHGIPAIGVEGDVRKRDDVVRALESTIRSFGRLDILVNAAAGNFLVPAEDLSPNGFRTVIDIDSVGTFTVCHEALKYLKKGGPGKEPSCGGTIINISATLHYTASWYQIHVSAAKAAVDSITRSLALEWGTDYDIRVNGIAPGPIDDTPGASKLAPGEVLSSREQMPLFKLGEKWDIAMAAIYLASDAGKFINGTTMIVDGGSWLSAPRHVPKDEVRRLSRAVERRSRDVGVPKSKL; encoded by the exons ATGGAGTCTCCATTCAAGCCGGAAGTGTTGAAGAGCAAAGTGGCGCTGCTGACGGGAGGCGGGTCGGGCATCGGGTTCGAGATATCGCGCCAGCTGGGCTTACATGGAGCCTCCGTCGCCGTCATGGGCCGCCGCAAGCACGTCCTCGACGCCGCCGTCGCTGCTCTCCACTTCCACGGCATTCCC GCAATCGGAGTGGAAGGAGACGTTCGCAAGCGAGACGACGTCGTCAGAGCTCTGGAATCGACCATCAGGAGCTTTGGGAGGCTCGACATTCTGGTGAATGCTGCGGCTGGCAATTTCCTAGTCCCGGCCGAGGATTTGTCTCCCAACGGGTTTCGTACAG TCATTGACATAGACTCGGTCGGCACTTTCACCGTGTGCCATGAAGCACTCAAGTATCTCAAGAAAGGCGGTCCTGGAAAGGAGCCGTCTTGCGGGGGCACGATCATAAATATCAGCGCAACCTTGCACTACACAGCGTCTTGGTACCAGATCCATGTATCCGCTGCAAAG GCGGCTGTCGATAGCATTACAAGAAGCTTGGCACTGGAATGGGGGACGGATTATGACATAAGAGTCAATGGGATTGCACCAGGACCTATTGATGACACGCCAGGCGCAAGCAAACTTGCGCCTGGCGAAGTTCTGAGCAGCAGAGAGCAAATGCCGCTCTTTAAGCTCGGGGAGAAATGGGACATTGCCATGGCTGCTATCTATCTGGCATCTGATGCAG GGAAGTTCATCAACGGAACGACAATGATTGTAGATGGAGGATCATGGCTGAGCGCACCACGCCATGTTCCCAAAGACGAGGTGAGGCGACTTTCCAGAGCCGTGGAGAGGAGGTCCAGAGATGTCGGGGTTCCGAAGAGCAAGCTGTAG